A genomic stretch from Setaria viridis chromosome 1, Setaria_viridis_v4.0, whole genome shotgun sequence includes:
- the LOC117834699 gene encoding DNA polymerase alpha-associated DNA helicase A: protein MSLDILYGKFLFSSCAAAKPPCKKLITSLAAGASPSTPSRPRSPNSKSLRPRRVRTVLSSPTKQASPPAVRSTSGAVKRRGRRSKAEGEQGVGGGGGERGGECVPSTEEASICVGTLYQNGDPLGRNELGRCVVEWLRQGMRSMASKLAAAELEGDLAAAALALEWGSAEGRLGFVIQAQPYLSAIPMPQGLEALCLKACTHYPTLFDHFQRELRDVLLSYQNQGLISDWRDTQSCRILKEMANSSQHRPAVRSTSPRPKAVHSSIGISLKKVRLMQTRIEEFVRHMSDLLRIERDVELEFTQEELNATPMLDDDSEPPKPVEYLVSHGQAQQEQCDTICNLNVISSSTGLGGLHLVLFRVEGGHKLPPTTLSPGDMVCVRTCNSRGEGATSCKQGFVYNFGEDGCSITVALESRHGDATFSRLFGKSVRIDRIQGLADALTYERNLEALLLLQRNGLQEDNVSIGVVATLFGDSKDVVKMAKNNLTDWDESGGPDLSLSERYAYDASQLRALKLGLNKKRPVLIIQGPPGTGKTVLLTELIVRAVKQGERVLVTAPSNAAVDNMVESLSSTGLNIVRVGNPVRLSPSVASKSLGEIVNSRLRQFRKELERKRTDLRKDLRQCIEDDSLAAGIRQLLKQLGRDLENKEKETIREVLSGAQIVLSTNTGAADPLIRRTGSFDLVIIDEAGQAIEPACWIPILQGKRCILAGDHCQLAPVILSRKALDGGLGKSLLETASSLHDGLLTTRLTVQYRMHDSIAMWASREMYHGLLESSRSVASHLLADSPVVKATWITRCPLLLLDTRMPYGALNIGCKEHLDPAGTGSFYNEGEADIVTQQVLNLVHCGVSPTAIAVQSPYIAQVQLLREKLEQYPELSAVEVSTIDSFQGREADAVIISMVRSNPLGAVGFLGDSRRINVAITRARKHITVVCDTSTICHSTFLARLLRHIRRYGQVKHVAPGTLDGVSGIGFSQPTLPSIG from the exons ATGTCGCTTGATATCCTCTATGGCAAGTTCCTCTTCTCGTCCTGCGCCGCGGCGAAGCCCCCGTGCAAGAAACTGATCACGTCTCTTGCTGCCGGTGCTTCGCCATCGACGCCGTCAAGGCCAAGGTCGCCGAATTCCAAATCTCTCCGACCACGGCGCGTGCGGACCGTGCTGTCGAGTCCCACCAAGCAGGCCTCCCCGCCTGCGGTCCGGAGCACCAGCGGCGCCGTGAAGAGGCGAGGGCGGAGGAGCAAAGCCGAGGGAGAGCAAggcgtaggaggaggaggaggagaaagagggggCGAGTGCGTGCCGTCGACGGAGGAGGCGTCTATCTGCGTGGGAACGCTGTACCAAAATGGGGACCCGCTGGGGCGGAACGAGCTCGGCCGGTGCGTGGTGGAGTGGCTCCGGCAGGGCATGCGATCCATGGCGTCCAAGCTCGCCGCAGCCGAGCTGGagggcgacctcgccgccgccgcattggCTCTGGAGTGGGGGTCGGCGGAAGGCAGGCTTGGGTTCGTGATCCAGGCGCAGCCTTACCTCTCGGCCATCCCCATGCCCCAGGGTCTCGAGGCGCTCTGCCTCAAGGCCTGCACGCACTACCCCACCCTGTTCGACCATTTCCAGCGGGAGCTCCGTGATGTTCTGCTGAGTTACCAGAACCAGGGGCTCATCTCCGACTGGAGAGACACGCAGTCATGCAGGATTTTGAAAGAAATGGCCAATTCTTCGCAGCATCGGCCTGCTGTCCGGAGCACGTCTCCACGGCCTAAGGCCGTGCACAGCAGCATTGGTATAAGCCTTAAAAAGGTGAGGCTGATGCAGACCAGAATTGAAGAATTTGTTAGGCATATGTCAGATCTTCTTCGGATTGAGCGAGATGTGGAGCTGGAGTTTACACAGGAGGAGCTGAATGCAACTCCCATGCTAGATGATGATTCCGAGCCACCCAAGCCAGTCGAGTACCTGGTGAGCCATGGACAAGCTCAGCAGGAGCAGTGCGACACCATTTGCAACTTGAATGTGATCAGCAGTTCCACTG GGTTGGGAGGCCTGCATTTGGTCCTGTTCAGAGTTGAAGGTGGGCATAAGCTGCCTCCAACTACATTGTCTCCTGGAGACATGGTTTGTGTGAGAACATGTAATAGCCGTGGTGAGGGTGCCACTTCTTGCAAGCAAGGCTTTGTTTATAATTTTGGGGAGGATGGTTGTAGCATAACCGTAGCTCTTGAATCACGACACGGTGACGCCACCTTCTCTAGGCTATTTGGAAAAAGTGTGCGAATTGACCGGATTCAGGGATTGGCTGATGCCCTTACATATGAG CGTAACCTTGAAGCACTATTGCTTCTCCAAAGGAACGGTCTACAGGAAGATAATGTTTCCATTGGCGTGGTGGCAACACTGTTTGGGGACAGTAAAGATGTGGTGAAGATGGCAAAGAATAACCTGACTGACTGGGATGAATCAGGTGGACCTGATCTGAGTCTATCAGAGAGGTATGCATATGATGCCTCCCAGTTAAGGGCTCTCAAATTAGGCTTGAACAAAAAGAGGCCTGTTCTAATAATCCAAGGGCCTCCCGGCACTGGAAAGACAGTCCTGCTCACTGAGCTCATTGTGCGTGCTGTCAAGCAGGGTGAGCGTGTACTTGTGACTGCTCCAAGCAATGCGGCAGTCGATAACATGGTTGAAAGTTTGTCAAGTACTGGATTGAACATTGTACGAGTTGGAAACCCTGTTCGACTATCACCCTCTGTTGCTTCGAAATCCTTGGGAGAGATTGTGAATAGCAGACTTCGACAATTCAGGAAGGAGCTTGAGAGAAAGAGAACAGACTTAAGGAAGGACCTGAGGCAGTGCATAGAAGATGATTCTTTAGCTGCCGGCATTCGCCAACTGCTGAAGCAACTAGGAAGGGATctggaaaacaaagaaaaggaaacaatcAGAGAAGTGCTATCTGGTGCACAGATTGTGCTATCAACTAACACAGGGGCAGCTGATCCACTCATCAGGAGAACTGGGAGCTTTGACTTAGTAATTATTGATGAAGCAGGGCAAGCGATTGAACCAGCCTGCTGGATACCTATATTGCAGGGAAAACGCTGTATTCTTGCTGGTGATCACTGCCAACTTGCACCCGTTATATTGTCGAGGAAGGCCTTGGATGGTGGCCTTGGTAAATCTTTGTTGGAAACAGCTTCATCATTGCATGATGGATTACTGACAACAAGACTGACAGTACAGTACAGAATGCATGATTCAATAGCGATGTGGGCATCTAGGGAGATGTATCATGGGTTGCTCGAATCCTCTCGTTCCGTTGCTTCACATCTTCTTGCTGACTCCCCGGTTGTCAAG GCAACTTGGATAACACGGTGTCCACTTCTCTTACTTGACACCCGGATGCCATATGGAGCCCTAAACATCGGTTGCAAGGAGCACTTAGATCCTGCTGGCACAGGCTCATTTTATAATGAAGGAGAAGCAGATATAGTCACACAACAAGTTCTTAATCTTGTACATTGTG GAGTGTCTCCAACTGCAATTGCTGTTCAGTCACCCTACATTGCTCAAGTGCAATTGTTAAGAGAGAAGCTAGAACAATATCCAGAGCTTTCTGCTGTTGAGGTTTCAACCATAGACAGCTTTCAGGGGAGGGAGGCAGATGCAGTGATCATTTCAATG GTTCGCTCGAATCCACTGGGAGCCGTAGGGTTTCTGGGCGACAGCAGGCGCATCAATGTGGCTATTACAAGGGCACGCAAGCACATCACTGTGGTTTGTGATACCTCCACTATTTGTCACAGCACCTTCCTGGCCAGGCTCCTTCGCCATATCAGGCGGTATGGGCAAGTAAAACATGTTGCTCCTGGCACCTTGGATGGGGTGTCTGGCATCGGCTTCAGTCAACCTACTCTCCCCTCTATCGGTTGA
- the LOC117834674 gene encoding 9-cis-epoxycarotenoid dioxygenase NCED1, chloroplastic, which yields MERTLITSNLSMAAHPSRSSGRVHYISPAASAAAQNSSYNRKKSTPSRPPPSAAATATVVTSPPPATDNAQPSAPKQAEQQEKGERVAAKTTTSRTATARARAPTSQALARPRRRPAPAAASLPMAFCSALEEAINTFVDPPALRPSVDPRNVLSANWAPVDELPPTPCPVVRGAIPRCLAGGAYIRNGPNPQHLPRGPHHLFDGDGMLHSLLLPAADSPPSADPILCSRYVQTYKYIVERDAGAPVMPNVFSGFHGLAGFVRGAVVAARVLTGQMNPAEGVGLANTSLAFFGGRLYALGESDLPYAVRVDPATGEVTTHGRCDFGGRLFMGMTAHPKKDPITGEVFAFRYGPVPPFVTYFRFDAAGNKGPDVPIFSVMQPSFLHDFAVTERYAIFPEIQIVMQPMGMVAGGAPVGSDSGKVPRIGVLPKYATDESEMRWFEVPGFNIMHTLNAWEEAGGDELVLVAPNVLSVEHALERMELVHGCVEKVRIDLRTGAVSRTPLSAGNLDFGVIHPGYLGRRNRYGYFGIGDPMPKISGVAKLDLERAGTGDCTVATRDFGPGCFAGEPFFVPDDVEGDGNEDDGYVVCYVHDERTGENRFVVMDARSPTLDIVAEVQLPARVPYGFHGLFVTQAELQAQQRWSEHTRSTEFQEKTHTN from the coding sequence ATGGAGAGAACACTGATCACCTCTAACCTCTCCATGGCTGCGCATCCTTCAAGGTCGTCTGGGAGAGTTCACTACATCTCCCCTGCAGCCTCTGCTGCTGCACAGAACTCCAGctacaacaggaagaagagcacccCGTCCCGAccaccgccgtcggccgccgcaaCCGCCACCGTCGTCACCTCCCCTCCTCCAGCCACTGACAATGCTCAGCCCTCTGCTCCGAAGCAGGCCGAGCAGCAGGAGAAGGGAGAGCGCGTGGCGGCCAAGACCACCACTTCAAGAACCGCTACCGCAAGAGCAAGGGCGCCGACGAGCCAGGCTCTggcccggcctcgccgccgccctgccccgGCGGCCGCGTCCCTGCCGATGGCGTTCTGCAGCGCGCTGGAGGAGGCAATCAACACGTTCGTGGACCCGCCGGCGCTGCGGCCGTCGGTGGACCCGCGGAACGTGCTGTCGGCCAACTGGGCTCCCGTCGACGAGCTGCCGCCGACGCCCTGCCCCGTCGTGCGCGGCGCCATCCCACGCTGCCTCGCCGGTGGGGCCTACATCCGCAACGGGCCCAACCCGCAGCACCTCCCGCGCGGGCCGCACCACCtcttcgacggcgacggcatGCTGCACTCCCTGCTCCTCCCGGCGGCGgactcgccgccgtcggccgacCCCATTCTGTGCTCGCGGTACGTGCAGACGTACAAGTACATCGTGGAGCGCGACGCCGGCGCGCCGGTGATGCCGAACGTCTTCTCCGGCTTCCACGGCCTGGCCGGGTTCGTGCGCGGCGCCGTCGTGGCGGCAAGGGTGCTGACGGGGCAGATGAACCCGGCCGAGGGCGTGGGGCTCGCCAACACCAGCCTCGCCTTCTTCGGCGGGCGCCTCTACGCGCTGGGCGAGTCAGACCTCCCCTACGCCGTGCGCGTCGACCCGGCCACCGGCGAGGTGACCACGCACGGCCGGTGCGACTTCGGCGGCCGCCTCTTCATGGGCATGACCGCGCACCCCAAGAAGGACCCCATCACCGGCGAGGTCTTCGCGTTCCGCTACGGGCCCGTCCCCCCGTTCGTCACCTACTTCCGGTTCGACGCCGCCGGGAACAAGGGCCCCGACGTGCCCATCTTCTCCGTGATGCAGCCGTCGTTCCTGCACGACTTCGCCGTCACCGAGCGTTACGCCATCTTCCCGGAGATCCAGATCGTGATGCAGCCCATGGgcatggtggccggcggcgcgcccgtCGGATCGGACTCCGGCAAGGTGCCCCGGATCGGCGTGCTCCCCAAGTACGCCACGGACGAGTCGGAGATGCGGTGGTTCGAGGTGCCGGGCTTCAATATCATGCACACGCTGAACGCgtgggaggaggccggcggcgacgagctggTGCTGGTGGCGCCCAACGTCCTGTCCGTGGAGCACGCGCTGGAGCGCATGGAGCTCGTGCACGGCTGCGTCGAGAAGGTGCGCATCGACCTGCGCACGGGCGCCGTGTCGCGCACCCCGCTCTCGGCGGGGAACCTCGACTTCGGCGTCATCCACCCGGGCTACCTCGGCCGGCGCAACCGGTACGGCTACTTCGGGATCGGCGACCCCATGCCCAAGATCAGCGGGGTGGCGAAGCTGGACCTGGAGCGCGCCGGCACTGGAGACTGCACCGTGGCGACGCGGGACTTCGGGCCCGGGTGCTTCGCCGGGGAGCCCTTCTTCGTGCCCGACGACGTGGAGGGGGACGGCAACGAGGACGACGGCTACGTGGTGTGCTATGTCCACGACGAGCGCACGGGGGAGAACAGGTTCGTGGTGATGGACGCGCGGTCGCCGACGCTGGACATCGTCGCCGAGGTGCAGCTGCCCGCACGCGTCCCCTACGGCTTCCACGGCCTCTTCGTCACGCAGGCCGAGCTCCAGGCGCAGCAGCGATGGTCGGAGCATACCAGGAGCACAGAATTCCAAGAGAAAACACACACAAACTGA